The genomic stretch GAAAGGCCAACGTATTACTCTTTTCAACTGATTGCCAGATACAACGAGTTTTTCACTATCGGTTCACAGCTTGACTACAGTTCCAAAGTGAAAATCGCCCCCCATTGATATAAGGAACTTGGATATGGGCTTTATCAAAACTGCGCCAATGCGCTACCTGCTACTGGTGACCGGCGCTTGGCTGGTCATTTTTTTGCTGACCCGCAGCGTGCTGCTCGTTACCCACCTGGATGAAGTCAGCGGCAATCTGCTGCCGGTATTCGGCGTGGGCCTGCTCTACGACCTGGGGTTCCTGGCCTATGCCGCACTGCCCCTGGGCCTGTATCTGCTGCTATGCCCGCCCGCTTTATGGCGCCGGCGCGGCCATCGCTGGTTCCTGCAAGGCGTACTGACCATCAGCCTGTTCGCCATGCTGTTCACGTCCGTGGCCGAGTGGTTGTTCTGGGATGAATTCGGAGTGCGCTTCAACTTTATCGCCGTCGATTACCTGGTGTATTCCGATGAGGTACTGAACAACCTGCTGGAGTCCTACCCCATCGGCAAACTGTTGAGCCTGCTGGCGGTACTGGCAATTGTCTTGAGCCTGGCCTTGCGCAAACTGTTCAACGCAGCACTCGACGCCCCCCTGCCAGACAGGCGTGGGCGCTTGCTCAATGCCTTGGGGTTGCTGGTGGTTGGCGGCCTGAGCCTGCAATTGATCAACCAGGACAGCCCGCGCACCCAGGGTGGCAACGCCTATAACAATGAACTGGCCAGCAATGGCCCGTACCAATTCTTCGCGGCGTTCCGCAACAATGAACTGGACTACAGCCAGTTCTACAAAAGCCTGCCCACCGACATTGTCGCCAGCCAGTTACGCGCTGAACTCAGTGAACCCAATGCCCGTTTTATCGGCACTGATCCACTGGATATTCGCCGCGCCATCGACAACCCCGGCACCGTGCGCAAACCCAATATCGTGCTGGTGACCATCGAAAGCTTCAGCGCCAAATACATGGGCAGCAACGGTGATGAGCGCAACCTGACCCCCAACCTTGATGAGTTGCGTAAACACAGCCTGTACTTCAACAATTTCTACGCCACCGGAACCCGCACCGACCGTGGCCTGGAAGCCATTACCCTGGCCATCCCGCCAACTCCGGGGCGCTCCATCGTCAAGCGGATCGGCCGGGAAAGCGGCTTTGCCAGCCTGGGCCAACAACTCAGCGCAGTCGGCTATGACAGCGTGTTCGTGTATGGCGGCCGCGGCTACTTCGACAATATGAATGCGTTTTTCAGCGGCAATGGTTACCGGGTAGTCGATCAGAGCAGCGTCGCCGAGTCCGAAATAAGCTTTAAAAATGCCTGGGGCATGGCCGATGAAGACCTCTTCAAGCAAACCCTGAAGCTGGCGGATGCCGACTATGCCAAGCAGCAACCGTTCCTGCTGCAGCTGATGACCACCTCCAACCATCGTCCCTACACCTACCCGGACGGCAGGATTGATATCAAGTCCGGCAATGGGCGAGACGGCGCGGTGAAATACACTGATTACGCCATCGGCCAATTCCTGCAGGCCGCGCGCCAAAAACCGTGGTTCGACAATACGATCTTCGTGTTTGTCGCCGACCACACCGCCGGCAGTGCAGGCAAGGAAGACTTGCCGATCACCAACTACCAGATTCCACTGTTTATCTATGCGCCGAAGTTGATAGAAGCCCGTGAAAGCGCGCAACTGGCCAGCCAGATCGACCTTGCCCCAACACTTCTGGGCCTGTTGAACCTGAGCTATGAATCGACGTTTTTCGGACGCAACCTGCTGCAAGACAACCCGCTCCCCCCTCGCGTGGTGGTCGGGAACTATCAGCACCTGGGTTTGTTTGACGGTACCAACCTGGCAATCCTCAGTCCCCGCCAAGGCCTTCGCCGTCATGACCAGGCGCTGGGCGCAAGCCAGGAGTCCCGGGTCGACAGCAATGACCCGCTGATCCAACGCGCGATCACTTACTATCAGTCGGCCAGTTATGGCTTCAAGCAACACCTGCTGAACTGGAAGCAAAACAAGGACTAGGCTCCCTGCCGGAGAGAGCTTGCTCGCGATGGCGATGTATCAGTTGATGCATGTGTGACTGATACACCGCCCTGCTCCCACACAAATCCCTCTGCCACACATTGTTGAAGCCCATGAAAAAGCCCCGCCTGATCACTCAGGCGGGGCTTTTATGCATCGGGGGTAAGGCTGGCTTACATCATGCCGCCCATGCCACCCATGCCGCCCATGTCTGGCATACCGCCGCCAGCCGAGCCTTCTTTCTTCGGTGCATCGGCAATCGCAACATCGGTGGTCAGCAGCAGACCAGCGATCGAAGCGGCGGCTTGCAATGCCGAACGAGTCACCTTGGTTGGGTCCAGGATGCCCATTTCGATCATGTCGCCGTACTCGCTGGTAGCAGCGTTGTAACCGAAGTTGCCTTTACCGTTCTTGACAGCGTTAACCACAACGCTTGGCTCGTCGCCGCTGTTGGCAGCAATCTGACGCATCGGTGCTTCAACAGCGCGACGCAGTACAGCGATACCAACGTTCTGGTCGGCGTTGTCGCCGGTCAGTTCGGTCAGGGCTTCCAGAGCACGGATCAGCGCAACGCCACCGCCAGGTACCACGCCTTCTTCAACGGCTGCACGGGTTGCGTGCAGGGCGTCTTCAACGCGGGCCTTCTTCTCTTTCATTTCAACTTCGGAGCCAGCGCCAACCTTGATCACTGCAACGCCGCCAGACAGCTTGGCCAGGCGCTCTTGCAGTTTTTCACGGTCGTAGTCCGAGGAGGTTTCAGCAACCTGGGCACGGATCTGGGTGATGCGAGCCTGGATGTCCTGCTCAACGCCAGCACCGTCAACGATGATGGTGTTTTCCTTGGAGATGGTCACGCGCTTGGCGCTACCCAGGTTTTCCAGGGTGGCGCTTTCCAGGCTCAGGCCGATCTCTTCGGAGATAACGGTACCGCCGGTCAATACGGCGATGTCCTGCAGCATGGCCTTGCGACGATCGCCGAAACCCGGAGCCTTGACGGCTGCGACTTTAACGATACCGCGCATGTTGTTCACAACCAGAGTCGCCAGGGCTTCGCCTTCAACGTCTTCGGAAACGATCAGCAGTGGGCGGCCGGCTTTGGCAACGGCTTCCAGCACTGGCAGCATTTCGCGGATGTTCGAGATCTTTTTGTCGACCAGCAGGATCAGCGGGCTGTCCAGCTCGGCAACCATGGTTTCTGGCTTGTTGACGAAGTATGGGGACAGGTAGCCACGGTCAAACTGCATGCCTTCTACAACCGACAGTTCGTTTTCCAGGCCAGTGCCTTCTTCAACGGTGATCACGCCTTCTTTGCCGACTTTTTCCATCGCTTCGGCAATGATGTCGCCGATGGAGCTGTCGGAGTTGGCAGAGATGGTACCTACCTGAGCGATCGCCTTGGTGTCAGCGCACGGCTTGGACAGGTTCTTCAGCTCTTTGACGATGGCGATGGTCGCCTTGTCGATACCGCGCTTGAGGTCCATCGGGTTCATGCCGGCAGCGACGGCTTTCAGGCCTTCGTTGACGATCGACTGAGCCAGTACGGTGGCGGTGGTAGTACCGTCGCCTGCGTCATCGTTGGCACGGGAGGCAACGTCTTTGACCAGCTGCGCGCCCATGTTTTCGAAACGGTCTTCCAGTTCGATTTCTTTGGCGACGGAAACGCCGTCCTTGGTGATGGTCGGAGCGCCGAAGCTCTTCTCGATGATCACGTTACGGCCTTTCGGGCCCAGGGTCGCTTTTACTGCGTCAGCCAGGATGTTGACACCGGTGAGCATTTTCTTACGGGCGGAATCGCCGAATTTAACTTCTTTAGCAGCCATGATCGATATTCCTTAAATACTTTGTAGTAACGGGAAAATGAGCGGGGAATCAGCCTTCCAGTACAGCGAGAATCTCGTTCTCAGCCATGACCAGCAGGTCTTCGCCGTCGACTTTCACAGTGTTGCTGCCGGAGTAAGGGCCGAATACAACCTTGTCACCGACTTTGACGGCCAGCGCACGCACTTCACCGTTTTCCAGAGTCTTGCCTGGGCCAGCAGCGACGATCACACCGTGGTTGGCTTTTTCAGCAGCCGAACCTGGCAGAACAATACCGCCAGCGGTTTTCTTTTCTTCTTCGCTGCGACGGATAACGACGCGGTCGTGCAGAGGACGAAGCTTGCTCATTGTCGATCTCTCCTAATTGTAAGTTTCATCGGCCGGTATCAGTACCGGCGGGTTGTATTCCGGCGATGCCGGTCGCGGTTCGCCAGGCGAAACGCGGAAGTCTGTCTGGTGTCGCCACCAGAAACCTTGCGGTGACCGTTACATAAGGGCGTATATGCTTATTACAAGGGCCGCAGGTGAAAAATTTTGTGTCTGGCAGGCCCCTGAAAACGCCACGGCACCCGAAGGTACCGTGCCAGGGTGAGTATCACTTGGAGTCGCGGTGCTCGAACTCGCCTTCGATCACATCACCTTCACGCCCAAGGGGCTGGCGAGGCGCCGGCCCGCCACGGGGTTGCAGGTCATCGGCAAAGGCGCGCTGGCGGATCGCCGCCTCTTCGGCACGCTGGCGCATCTTGCCCGCCAGCAAGCGACGAGTGAATGGCAGCAGCAGGATCAAGCCCAGCACATCGCTGACAAAACCCGGCACGATCAGCAGGCCACCGGCCAAGGCCATCATCAGGCCTTCGAGCATGGTCTGGGCCGGCAACTCACCGCGATTCAGGCTTTCACGGGCACGCAGTGCCGTGGCCAGGCCCGCGATGCGCAGCACGAACACGCCGAGCATCGAGCCGAGAATGATCAGCAGCAGCGCCGGGAAAAACCCGATAGCCCCGCTGACCTTGACGAATACGAACAGCTCCAGCACCGGAAACAGCAGAAAGAGCAACAAAAAAGGGCGCATCAAATGGTTCCTCAACGCAAGAATGCCTTGCTACTAGACCTTAAATGACGTCGCCCTTTCGTGAATTCAAGCGTGTGGGGTCGCTTTTTTCGGCCAGGCCTCGGCATGAGCCAGGAAAACCAGGGCCTCCCGCACTTGTGTCGGAGTGTTGCAGGCATCCGCAAAGGGCAACCAGTGCAGGCCCTGGCCGATACGCAGGTGCATGCCTTCACTATCGATACCGGCCAATTGTGCCGGTTCGAAGGTCGGCAAACCGGCCAGTTCGACATAGTGGGCAATGGCCTTGGTGTGATCGCTGTTCATGTGTTCGATCATGCTCAGTTCGGCCTTGCCGGCGAACGGGTTGGCCAGGGTCAGTTGATCGACCCAGTGGATCGCGCCGAAACCGCCGATATAGCGATGACGCACCGGCTTGAGGACCCAGAAATCGAAATCGTGGGCCTTGTGATAGTTCGCTGAATCCGGGAAGTACCGGTAGTAACGCTCGGCGGCGGCGGCAATGTCCGCCTCGCCTTCGAGTTTTTCGGCTTCGCCAAGATAGGTAAGGCGCCCGACCGCCTGGACATCATCAGCCTCACGCTCGCCTACCAGCAGTGAACACTTGGGATTTTTCTGCAGGTTATGGGTGTGCTGGGCGATACGGCTGATCAGGATCAGCGGCCGCCCCTCTGCGTCCAGGCAGTAAGGCACCACCGAACCAAAGGGAAAACCGGGCATGGCCTTGGAGTGGGTGGCGAGTGCCCCACGGTATTCCTTGAGCAGTAGTTCTCGGGCATTCTTGGCTACATGGACGCTCAACTTATGACTCCTTCGATAAATTCCGTCAAAAAACGGACTTGGGCAACCGCTTAAATCTGCTCACAGGACATGCGAATGCATCTCAACGACAAAGTAATCATTATCACCGGCGGTTGCCAGGGTTTGGGCCGCTCCATGGCCGAGTATTTTGCGAGCAAAGGTGCCCGCCTGGCGCTGGTGGACCTCAACCAGGAAAAGCTCGATGCGGCCGTAGCGGCATGCCAGTCCCATGGCGTCACCGCGCGCAGCTATCTGTGCAACGTGGCGGACGAGGAACAGGTGACCCATACCGTGGCGCAGATCGCCGATGATTTTGGCGCGATCCACGGCTTGATCAACAATGCCGGAATCCTGCGCGATGGTTTGCTGCTCAAGATCAAGGACGGTGAGATGACCAAGATGAGCCTGGCCCAGTGGCAGGCGGTGATCGACGTCAATCTGACTGGCGTATTCCTCTGCACCCGCGAAGTGGCGGCAAAGATGGTGGAGCTGGAAAACCAGGGTGCCATTATCAACATCTCGTCGATTTCCCGTGCCGGCAACGTTGGCCAGACCAACTATTCGGCGGCCAAGGCCGGTGTGGCGGCGGCGACGGTGACCTGGGCCAAGGAACTGGCACGCCATGGCATCCGCGTGGCGGGCATTGCGCCGGGCTTTATCGAGACCGAGATGACGCTGGGCATGAAGCCCGAGGCGCTGGAGAAGATGACGTCGGGGATCCCCCTCAAGCGTATGGGCCGACCGGAAGAGATCGCCCACTCGGCGGCATACATCTTCGAGAACGACTACTACACCGGGCGCATCCTGGAACTGGATGGCGGCTTGCGCCTTTAAAAGCAGGCTGCCCAGCTTCCGTAGGAACCGGCTTGCCGGCGATGCAGGCACCTCGATCCATCCAGGGATACCGAGGTGATGCTATCGCCGGCAGGCCGGCGCCTACAGGAAGATGGGTTACCAGGTCACGCCAAAACCTGCGGTGTAACGGGTCTTGCTCAAGTCACTGTCCGAGCCGCCGCTGATGATGTCGCGCTCGGCCTTGAGGTTGAGCGAGGCCCATTCGGTAACTTTGTAGCGCAGGCCCATTTCGGCATCGAGGGCGTAGTCGGCGGGGCCGGCCAGGGGCTTGCCTACTTCGCCGTGGGTGAAGAACTCCACGGTCTTGCCGACCAGGTAGCGGTTGTAGTCCCACTTCATTGCCAGGGAATAGAAGTTGTCCTTGCCGCCGTCCCGGTATTCATAATCGGTACGGTTGAGCAACGAACCCAGGGAGAACGCCCCCAGTTCATCATCCCAGAACTGATAACCCGGGCCGGTACCGACGGTGCGCTGGCGCCGCAGGTCTTCGACCTTGTCGTGCTTGTAGGTCAGGCGCCCCTGCCAGAACCACTGGTCGGTAATAAACCGGTCCAGCGCGTATTCGGCTCTCCAGTTGTCGGTGGTCACCACATCGTTCTGGAATTCGCGGTTGTATTCGCCTTCGGCAATATGACGCCACTTGCCGTGACGGGCGGTGGTCTTGAAGTCGATGTCATAGTCGTCGGTGTCTTTTTCCGCACGTTTGTAGTCCAGTGCCACGTCGACATTGCCTTTCCACACCAGGTCCTCGATCACAGGCTTGGGCTTGATGATCTGCTGGATGCTGGCCAACTCCACCGTCTTCGGTGTCTCGCCGTTGGCCAGGACCACCTTGCCGTCTTCGGCCGGCTGCAGAGACTTGGCC from Pseudomonas fluorescens encodes the following:
- a CDS encoding DUF481 domain-containing protein, with translation MLSRTLLCLAVFTASTPVLADTVWLKNGDRLTGKIKVFDGGKLLIQTEYAGAIPVDWKQVKTLESDQELLVKQDAYTGEKAKSLQPAEDGKVVLANGETPKTVELASIQQIIKPKPVIEDLVWKGNVDVALDYKRAEKDTDDYDIDFKTTARHGKWRHIAEGEYNREFQNDVVTTDNWRAEYALDRFITDQWFWQGRLTYKHDKVEDLRRQRTVGTGPGYQFWDDELGAFSLGSLLNRTDYEYRDGGKDNFYSLAMKWDYNRYLVGKTVEFFTHGEVGKPLAGPADYALDAEMGLRYKVTEWASLNLKAERDIISGGSDSDLSKTRYTAGFGVTW
- the groL gene encoding chaperonin GroEL (60 kDa chaperone family; promotes refolding of misfolded polypeptides especially under stressful conditions; forms two stacked rings of heptamers to form a barrel-shaped 14mer; ends can be capped by GroES; misfolded proteins enter the barrel where they are refolded when GroES binds); this translates as MAAKEVKFGDSARKKMLTGVNILADAVKATLGPKGRNVIIEKSFGAPTITKDGVSVAKEIELEDRFENMGAQLVKDVASRANDDAGDGTTTATVLAQSIVNEGLKAVAAGMNPMDLKRGIDKATIAIVKELKNLSKPCADTKAIAQVGTISANSDSSIGDIIAEAMEKVGKEGVITVEEGTGLENELSVVEGMQFDRGYLSPYFVNKPETMVAELDSPLILLVDKKISNIREMLPVLEAVAKAGRPLLIVSEDVEGEALATLVVNNMRGIVKVAAVKAPGFGDRRKAMLQDIAVLTGGTVISEEIGLSLESATLENLGSAKRVTISKENTIIVDGAGVEQDIQARITQIRAQVAETSSDYDREKLQERLAKLSGGVAVIKVGAGSEVEMKEKKARVEDALHATRAAVEEGVVPGGGVALIRALEALTELTGDNADQNVGIAVLRRAVEAPMRQIAANSGDEPSVVVNAVKNGKGNFGYNAATSEYGDMIEMGILDPTKVTRSALQAAASIAGLLLTTDVAIADAPKKEGSAGGGMPDMGGMGGMGGMM
- a CDS encoding FxsA family protein translates to MRPFLLLFLLFPVLELFVFVKVSGAIGFFPALLLIILGSMLGVFVLRIAGLATALRARESLNRGELPAQTMLEGLMMALAGGLLIVPGFVSDVLGLILLLPFTRRLLAGKMRQRAEEAAIRQRAFADDLQPRGGPAPRQPLGREGDVIEGEFEHRDSK
- a CDS encoding co-chaperone GroES, which gives rise to MSKLRPLHDRVVIRRSEEEKKTAGGIVLPGSAAEKANHGVIVAAGPGKTLENGEVRALAVKVGDKVVFGPYSGSNTVKVDGEDLLVMAENEILAVLEG
- a CDS encoding LTA synthase family protein, whose protein sequence is MGFIKTAPMRYLLLVTGAWLVIFLLTRSVLLVTHLDEVSGNLLPVFGVGLLYDLGFLAYAALPLGLYLLLCPPALWRRRGHRWFLQGVLTISLFAMLFTSVAEWLFWDEFGVRFNFIAVDYLVYSDEVLNNLLESYPIGKLLSLLAVLAIVLSLALRKLFNAALDAPLPDRRGRLLNALGLLVVGGLSLQLINQDSPRTQGGNAYNNELASNGPYQFFAAFRNNELDYSQFYKSLPTDIVASQLRAELSEPNARFIGTDPLDIRRAIDNPGTVRKPNIVLVTIESFSAKYMGSNGDERNLTPNLDELRKHSLYFNNFYATGTRTDRGLEAITLAIPPTPGRSIVKRIGRESGFASLGQQLSAVGYDSVFVYGGRGYFDNMNAFFSGNGYRVVDQSSVAESEISFKNAWGMADEDLFKQTLKLADADYAKQQPFLLQLMTTSNHRPYTYPDGRIDIKSGNGRDGAVKYTDYAIGQFLQAARQKPWFDNTIFVFVADHTAGSAGKEDLPITNYQIPLFIYAPKLIEARESAQLASQIDLAPTLLGLLNLSYESTFFGRNLLQDNPLPPRVVVGNYQHLGLFDGTNLAILSPRQGLRRHDQALGASQESRVDSNDPLIQRAITYYQSASYGFKQHLLNWKQNKD
- a CDS encoding SDR family oxidoreductase, translating into MHLNDKVIIITGGCQGLGRSMAEYFASKGARLALVDLNQEKLDAAVAACQSHGVTARSYLCNVADEEQVTHTVAQIADDFGAIHGLINNAGILRDGLLLKIKDGEMTKMSLAQWQAVIDVNLTGVFLCTREVAAKMVELENQGAIINISSISRAGNVGQTNYSAAKAGVAAATVTWAKELARHGIRVAGIAPGFIETEMTLGMKPEALEKMTSGIPLKRMGRPEEIAHSAAYIFENDYYTGRILELDGGLRL
- a CDS encoding HugZ family protein, whose product is MSVHVAKNARELLLKEYRGALATHSKAMPGFPFGSVVPYCLDAEGRPLILISRIAQHTHNLQKNPKCSLLVGEREADDVQAVGRLTYLGEAEKLEGEADIAAAAERYYRYFPDSANYHKAHDFDFWVLKPVRHRYIGGFGAIHWVDQLTLANPFAGKAELSMIEHMNSDHTKAIAHYVELAGLPTFEPAQLAGIDSEGMHLRIGQGLHWLPFADACNTPTQVREALVFLAHAEAWPKKATPHA